CTTACCACTCTCTCTTATAAGCTTTGTCAGTTGAAGACTGGTTAAAATTCCATCGCCTGTTGTTGCAAAGTCTAAAAGTATTATGTGACCTGACTGCTCACCGCCAATCGAATATCCGCCTTCAAGCATCTTTTCTAAAACATACCTGTCTCCAACTTTTGTAACTTCAAGCTCTATTCCAAGCTCTTTTGCCGCGACAAAAAGCCCCATGTTGCTCATGACTGTCACAATCAAGGTGTTGCGACTTAGTCTTCCCTGCTGTTTTAAATTTTGTGCCAAAAGAAGCATTATTTTATCGCCATCAACAATATTGCCCTCTTCATCAACAAAAAGCGTCCTGTCTGCATCACCATCATATGCAATGCCAAAGTCAGCTCTGTTTTTAACAACTTCTTGCTGGAGCATTTTGAGATGTGTAGAGCCACACTCTTTGTTGATATTTGTACCATCTGGCTGGTTATTTATTACCACAACCTCTGCACCAAGTTCTTCAAAAACTTCTGGAGCTATCTTATATGCTGCACCATTTGCACAGTCAATGACAATTTTAAGCCCTTTGAAGCTTGCTCCATTTAATGTCGATTTCAAGTATTCTTGATAATCCTTTTTAAGATCAACCCTATTTACCCTTCCTATTGCATCAAATTGAGCGTGTGGAACCTCATCCCATTTTTTGTTTAAAATAATGTCCTCAATTTTTTCTTCAATCTGGTCAGAAAGCTTAAAGCCCTGAGAATTAAAAAACTTAATACCGTTGAATTCATAAGGATTGTGTGATGCAGATATCATAATCCCTGCATCAAACCCATGTGATTTTACCAAGTAAGCTATTGCAGGTGTTGTAACAACTCCTGCCAAGTACACATCTGCTCCTACCGAGGTAAGTCCTGCACAGAGGGCTGCCTCCAGCATATCACATGAGATTCTTGTGTCCTTGCCAATCAAGATTTTAGGTTTTTTGTGCATTTCAGTGAGTACATACGCCCCAGCTCTTCCTAAGTCGAACGCAAGTTCGCATGTAAGTTCTTTATTTGCAACGCCTCTCACACCATCTGTCCCAAAAAGTTTTCCCATTCTCGTCCCCCTTTCATATGAAAGTGATTTATTACTTTATCTATTATATACCTATGTTTGAAAAATAACAATGTGAACATTTATTTTAAAGACAAAAAAAGCTGCCAGAGAAATTTTTTCAGGCAGCATGAACAAAATTTTTTACCTCAGGTATTCTCTGAGTTTTAAATCTACTTTCTTTATCCCCTCAACCACAAGCCTTGCAATCTCATAAGCACCATACATATTAAAGTGCGTATTGTCTTCTACACCTTCAGGAAACTGAGGATATTCACCCGGCTTTGCATAGACAAAGAGCTTTTTTGACTCTTCAACCCCAAGTTTTTCATAAAGCTGGGAACTCATTTGAAGCAAATCAATCAGAAAAACATTTTCTTCCTCTGCCAACTCCCTCATAGCCTTAGGGTAATCAAAATGAAGTCCGCTACCAGCAATTTTCCCATTTTCATCAAAATGTCTTCGTGCAACAGGTGTCACTAAAACCGGTACAGCTCCTCTTTTTCGTGCTTCATCTATATAAACCTTTAACATTATCTTATATGTAGTATTTGCCACAGTATATCTTTTATCATCCTTCTGGTCGTTGTGACCAAACTGGATGAAAAGATAATCACCCTCTTTTATGGTCTGAAGAATTTGTTCTAACCTTCCCTCTTCGATAAAACTTTTAGATGATCTCCCAGAGTAAGCATGATTGGAAATAGAAACTCCTTTTTTGAAAAAGCAGCCAAACGCCTGACCCCAGCCGGCATAAGGCAAATTTTCCTGGTCGCAAACAGTAGAGTCTCCAGCAAGATAAATAACAATAGGTTTTTGGGCCTCTTTAACTTCTATACTACAAACCTCAGCCCCATCAGTTTCAATTTCAAATACTATTCTTTCATCTTTTACGTTGACAGTAAATTCTTCTTGCAATACTTCTCCATATTTTATTTTTAAATCCTTTAACATTATTCTTCTTGGGAAAACCATAACATTAGCTTTTGCAACATCAACCTCGAGATTTTTAAACACAATCTTTACATCATAATTCTTATTTGGCAAGTCCACTCTGAATCTGAAAGACTCAAAACCATATTTCTTGTCACTTTTGTAAATACTACTTCTGTTTACATTTATAAAATCACTTTTCATCACGGGTTCAAAATTGAATTTGAATTCCATATAAATCCCTCCTTGTCTGACCTTTATTTCATATATATTTTACATTTTCCATCAAAATAAATCAACAAAAATACACATTATTTCAACACTAAATCTTATTAAACTCCTCTTAAAATTACAAATAATTTATTATTTGTGCAGAATGAATAATTAAATTTGTGATTTCTGCCCATTTTTGATAGGTGTTATTTGATTGTTAATAGTTCAGATGTTATAATAATTTTAAAGCTAATTATATTCAAAATTAATATTGAGAGGTGATGATAAATATATCCACAATATTCAAACATATTCCTCAATATATCATAAGAAGGTGTTGACTAATGCAATATGTATTATTTTCAGGACCTTTTAGAGCATTACGGCACAAAAATTACAGATACTACTGGTTTGGGCAGGCAATATCGGTGATTGGCTCATGGATGCAGAACATGGCAATGCAGTGGCTGGCTTTAAGCATTACAAATTCAGCACTGCTTCTTAGTATTGTCACTGCATGTGAACAAGTACCTGTAATGTTTATTTCGCTTTTTGCAGGGGCAATACTTGATAAAAGGCAAAAAAGAAGGATTATTTTGTTAACTCAAAGCCTTCTTCTATTCTTTGCTTTCATTCTATTTTTGATTACATATACTCACACAGTTCGCTACTGGCACTTAGTAGTTTTAGCTATTTTAAGAGGTCTTGTAACAACATTTGATAACCCTGCAAGACAGTCTTATATGATAACTCTCGTTGGAAAAGAAGACCTGCCGAACGCTGTTGGTCTTAACTCTATGATTTTTAATCTTGCAAGAATCATAGGCCCTGCTGTCGCAAGCTTGGTTATATCAACAGCAGGAATTGAAATGTGTTTTTTGGCAAATGCTATAAGTTTTGTGCCAGTTATTATAGGTGTATTTCTGATTGACGCCAAAGAGCCTCAAAAAGAGGAAAATGGTAAAAGCGTTTTTTCAGAGGTGGTTGAAGGGCTCAAGTATGTATATATGAACAAAGTGCTTCTGAGAGCAATATCGCTTGTTTTAATCATGGGCATATTTATTCTCAATTTTAATGTTCTTATTCCTGTGTATGCAAAACTTGCTCTGGGCAGAAATGAAACAGGTTTTGGTTTTTTGATGTCATCGATGGGCATTGGCTCACTGATGGGCGCATTTTTGACAGCTACAAGAAGAAAGGAAAAGATTAATTTAAATCTCCTTTTTAAGTTCATCCTCTCTGTGTCAATAGTTTACATTTTTCTTGGTCTTAACAAAAGCTATGCAGTTGCTTGCGTACTATTTGTGTTTGTAGGGCTTCTTGCAATAAGCTTTAACACAAGCGCAAACGCACTTTTGCAGCTTTCATCAAGTGATGACTTCAGAGCAAGGGTTCTGAGTATCTACTTTCTTTGCAATGCTGGAACAACACCAATTGGAAATCTATTTACAGGAACAATTTCACAAAAAATCTCTCCATGGGCTGGATTTTACATACCTGGCCTTGCTACAATAGCTTTGACCACAATGGTTCTTATCACCACATTTAAGAAAAAGAACCTTGAAAAAACTAAATAATCTTAATTAATACCATCAAAAATGGCATTATTACAACCGAAAACACAGTAGAATATGTAATCATAGCAGTAGCGAATTCATAATCACCATTATATACTCTTGAGATTATAGCTGAATTTACCATCACAGGCATAGCAGACATTATGATAAACACATCTCGCATGAGTTTGGGAACGGGAATAAAATGTGAAAGAAGCCAAGTGATAAAAGGTGTAATAAGGAATCTGCCTGCAAATACTAAAATGCTATCTTTGTCTAATCTGAAATTTTTAAATCCCATCTCGTACATTGTTATTCCAACACAGAAGATGGAAAGGGGGGTTGTAAGCCCTCCTACCATTTTAAAGCTATCAAATATAAATTTTGGAAGCTTTATCTGCAAAAGTACAAGACCAACTCCTATCAAAAATCCTATCAGAGGCGGGTTAAATATACGTTTCAGGGTATCTATGCTCAAAACATTTTGTTTTTCTTCTCTGTTGTCCTTAATAATTCCATATACACCAAGTGTCCACCAGATTGTTGTGTTAGCCATGTAATAAAGCAAAGTATAAGGTGTTGCGACATCTCCAAAAAGCGCAAGAGACATAGGAAGTCCTACAAATATCGAATTTGAAAGAGAAAATATTGCAGCAAAAAGACCTCTTCTGTGAACTTTTACATTTGCAACTCTTGCAATTATCACAGCCATACTGTAAGAAAGCAGGATTGATAAAAATGGAATCAAAAGTCCTCTTGCCGAATGTTCAAGCTCATTTTTTGTAAAGGTCGAAGTAAGGTTTACTATCATATAAAGTGGCAGCGACACATTTACAACAACCTTTGCAAAAAGGTCTGATACTTTTGAGTCAAACCACCTATACTTTGCAAGAAAATATCCGAGCATCAGGACAAATAAAATAACCAGTACACCCTGTATAGCATTGACAAATGTATGTAACAATATAAAGCCCCCCTGACAATTTTCTTGTCAAATTTTTTGCATGGCTTTCAAAATATTATAACACTAAACCTTTAAAAAGTAGATAATATTAAATTGTAAATTCTTTAATTCAAAAAGTCAACATAATTAAATACAATTCCAATATTTTTATTTTGGAATTTATAAAATGTTTTATGGCTTTTGGCTTTTGAAAATTCAATAAATATGTGTTTTGTTAAACATTTATCTTAAAATTTTCGTTTCAGATTTAAAATAATCCACTTTAAAATGCTATTGATTGCTGTTATAATTAAGGTCAAAGTGTTAGAAATCATGAATAATTTTGTGGGAGGCTTAAAATGGAGAGAGAATTTCAGCTCTGGGAAAAGATCAAAGACATAACATATCAGTATCTTGATTTTACATTGAACTACAGGCAAAGTGGTCATCCTGGTGGGTCTCATTCAAAAGCTCACATGCTTATCTCTCTTTTATTTGGAAAGAAGATGTTATATGACATTAGAAAGCCTGAATATAGATTCAACGACAGGCTAATTCTCTCAGCCGGACACACAATACCAATTATTTATTCTATTTTTGCAGTTATTGGTGATGCTTTTGATGAGATGTACAGACAAACCAAAGATGAAAAATATTTGATTGCTGAAGATAGACTTGTACGATACTACGACCTTCTCACTTTCAGGCACAGAGGCGGACTTCCCGGGCATGCTGAGTCAAGCAGAAAGACACTGCTATTGAAATTCAACACAGGACCCTCTGCTCATGGTCTTCCAGCATCTGTTGGACAAGCTTTGGCGCTCAAAAAAGCAGGTCTTCAAAACGTAAAAGTCTTTTTAGTTGAAGGTGAAGGTGCACTGACAGCAGGTGCCACACATGAATCTCAAAATGGTGCATGGGCATATGGACTTGGTAATCTTTTCTGGCTTTTGGACTGGAACGATTTTGGAATAGATGACAGACCATTTTCATCTGTTGTATATGGCACACCTGAAGAGTGGTTTTCTGCTCATGGTTGGAAGGTTCATGGAACAATGAACGGTCATAGTTGGCAGGATGTTTACTTTACAATCAAAAGAGGAGTAGAAGAGGCAGATGAGAATATTCCTAATCTCATGTGGTTTAAGACCAAAAAAGGAT
The sequence above is drawn from the Caldicellulosiruptor bescii DSM 6725 genome and encodes:
- the glmM gene encoding phosphoglucosamine mutase, which encodes MGKLFGTDGVRGVANKELTCELAFDLGRAGAYVLTEMHKKPKILIGKDTRISCDMLEAALCAGLTSVGADVYLAGVVTTPAIAYLVKSHGFDAGIMISASHNPYEFNGIKFFNSQGFKLSDQIEEKIEDIILNKKWDEVPHAQFDAIGRVNRVDLKKDYQEYLKSTLNGASFKGLKIVIDCANGAAYKIAPEVFEELGAEVVVINNQPDGTNINKECGSTHLKMLQQEVVKNRADFGIAYDGDADRTLFVDEEGNIVDGDKIMLLLAQNLKQQGRLSRNTLIVTVMSNMGLFVAAKELGIELEVTKVGDRYVLEKMLEGGYSIGGEQSGHIILLDFATTGDGILTSLQLTKLIRESGKKLSDLAKIMKVYPQVLVNAKVENGKKDLYSKDPVILEAIKKVEEKLNGKGRVLIRPSGTEPLIRVMIEGEDYEEIKKDAEALASLIESRLS
- a CDS encoding rhamnogalacturonan acetylesterase produces the protein MEFKFNFEPVMKSDFINVNRSSIYKSDKKYGFESFRFRVDLPNKNYDVKIVFKNLEVDVAKANVMVFPRRIMLKDLKIKYGEVLQEEFTVNVKDERIVFEIETDGAEVCSIEVKEAQKPIVIYLAGDSTVCDQENLPYAGWGQAFGCFFKKGVSISNHAYSGRSSKSFIEEGRLEQILQTIKEGDYLFIQFGHNDQKDDKRYTVANTTYKIMLKVYIDEARKRGAVPVLVTPVARRHFDENGKIAGSGLHFDYPKAMRELAEEENVFLIDLLQMSSQLYEKLGVEESKKLFVYAKPGEYPQFPEGVEDNTHFNMYGAYEIARLVVEGIKKVDLKLREYLR
- a CDS encoding MFS transporter — its product is MQYVLFSGPFRALRHKNYRYYWFGQAISVIGSWMQNMAMQWLALSITNSALLLSIVTACEQVPVMFISLFAGAILDKRQKRRIILLTQSLLLFFAFILFLITYTHTVRYWHLVVLAILRGLVTTFDNPARQSYMITLVGKEDLPNAVGLNSMIFNLARIIGPAVASLVISTAGIEMCFLANAISFVPVIIGVFLIDAKEPQKEENGKSVFSEVVEGLKYVYMNKVLLRAISLVLIMGIFILNFNVLIPVYAKLALGRNETGFGFLMSSMGIGSLMGAFLTATRRKEKINLNLLFKFILSVSIVYIFLGLNKSYAVACVLFVFVGLLAISFNTSANALLQLSSSDDFRARVLSIYFLCNAGTTPIGNLFTGTISQKISPWAGFYIPGLATIALTTMVLITTFKKKNLEKTK
- a CDS encoding AEC family transporter; amino-acid sequence: MLHTFVNAIQGVLVILFVLMLGYFLAKYRWFDSKVSDLFAKVVVNVSLPLYMIVNLTSTFTKNELEHSARGLLIPFLSILLSYSMAVIIARVANVKVHRRGLFAAIFSLSNSIFVGLPMSLALFGDVATPYTLLYYMANTTIWWTLGVYGIIKDNREEKQNVLSIDTLKRIFNPPLIGFLIGVGLVLLQIKLPKFIFDSFKMVGGLTTPLSIFCVGITMYEMGFKNFRLDKDSILVFAGRFLITPFITWLLSHFIPVPKLMRDVFIIMSAMPVMVNSAIISRVYNGDYEFATAMITYSTVFSVVIMPFLMVLIKII